The Buchnera aphidicola (Sitobion avenae) nucleotide sequence AGCAGGTGCTGGTGTTGTCTTTAATTCAATTGCTAAAGATGAAGTAAAAGAAAGTTTAAATAAAGCAAAAGCAGTAATAAATGCTATAAAAAAAGCACATGTATAAGAGGGTCTCTTTAAACAATGGCAAACATTTTACTTTTAGATAATATAGATTCGTTTACTTATAATCTTGTAGAACAACTGAGAAATCAAAAAAATAATGTTTTAATTTATCGTAATACAGTAGATATTAAAATAATTTTAAATTCACTTAAAAAACTAAAAAATCCTATCTTAATGTTATCGCCTGGTCCTAGTTCCCCTAAAAATGCAGGATGTATGTTAGATTTAATAAAAAAAGTTAAGGGTCGTGTGCCCATAATAGGCATTTGTTTAGGCCATCAGGCAATAGTAGAAGCTTATGGTGGCATTATTGGCTATGCAGGTGAAATAATCCATGGTAAGGCATCATTAATCAATCATGACGGTTTAGAGATGTTTAGAGATATACCTCAGCCATTACCTGTTGCTCGATATCATTCATTAATCTGTAATAAAATCCCAAAAAGTTTTATAATTAATTCCTATTTTGAAAAAATGATTATGTCTGTAAGAAATAATTTAGATCGTGTATGTGGTTTTCAATTTCACCCGGAATCTATTTTGACAACTTGTGGAGATCAAATATTAGAAAAAATTATCAATTGGGCGTCTTTAAAATATATTACGAAAAATAAATAATGAAAAAAATAAAAAAAAAATACATTACTAGACATGTCATTATTTAAATCACCAATATCTATTTTTCAAAAAGATGAATACTCACATACTATAGAAATTTATGATTCAATTCCCAAATATGTTTGGAATCAAAAAAAAAATATTCATAATACATCTAATGCTATTATAATAAGAAAAGCTAAAATACGAGGAAAAAAATTTTTAATAAAAATAAAACCTGCAATTATTGAAAAAAAAAGTTTTAAAACTATATTAATATATCCTGGAGCTAGAGAAGAAATTGTAGAAGATGCATTAAGAAAAATTGCAGCTCATGGGGGGGGCGAAATAATTCACGGAAAAGCGGGCGTGACTTTTACCCTATATGAACTACAAAGAGAATTAATAAGAACTGGTCATGGTTATAACTTAAATGAAATAAAAGAATCTATTGAAGTTTGTAGAGGTTCTACACTTGAATACATGACAAAAGATAAAAAAATATTTATTAGCAGTAGTTTTTTTCCACTAATAGGATTTACAAAAAAAAATATAAATAAAAAAAACAACTTGAAATGTTTTGTTCAATTCAACCCCTTAGTTAATCAATCAATCTTAAATTATTCTTTTAAACTATATAATTATACCACATGTATGAATATTCATTCACCCTTTGCTCGATACATGTATAAAAGAATGAGCCATTATTGGATACAAGCCCACCCCAAATCACCTTATACACCCTCTCTGATAAGTTTTTTAAACTATAGTCCTCGAGATTTAAGTAATCGCATGTCTGAAAATATACGAGCTATGAAAAATACTCTTCAATTACTCATAAAAAAAAAATAATTAATAACTACGAAAAAATAGAAATAAAAATAGGACAAAGAATTATAGATATAAAATATAAAATATTCCCGCATAAAGATTTTATCAACCAAACAATTTTGAAAAATACAAAAAAAATTAAATGAAAAAATAAAACATGAAAATGTTTTTATAAAAAGTTATCCACAGTTTCTGTGTATAAGTTTATGAAAAAATTATAGTAATTTTTAACATTTTAATTAAAAATTTTATGTAACATATTGTTTTTTATTCAAAATTTTTTTTTTAAGTTCATAAACTACATGTGAATAACATGTTCATAAGTCTGGGGATAAGTTTTGTATATACATGTTTAGAACATG carries:
- a CDS encoding plasmid replication protein translates to MSLFKSPISIFQKDEYSHTIEIYDSIPKYVWNQKKNIHNTSNAIIIRKAKIRGKKFLIKIKPAIIEKKSFKTILIYPGAREEIVEDALRKIAAHGGGEIIHGKAGVTFTLYELQRELIRTGHGYNLNEIKESIEVCRGSTLEYMTKDKKIFISSSFFPLIGFTKKNINKKNNLKCFVQFNPLVNQSILNYSFKLYNYTTCMNIHSPFARYMYKRMSHYWIQAHPKSPYTPSLISFLNYSPRDLSNRMSENIRAMKNTLQLLIKKK
- a CDS encoding glutamine amidotransferase-related protein encodes the protein MANILLLDNIDSFTYNLVEQLRNQKNNVLIYRNTVDIKIILNSLKKLKNPILMLSPGPSSPKNAGCMLDLIKKVKGRVPIIGICLGHQAIVEAYGGIIGYAGEIIHGKASLINHDGLEMFRDIPQPLPVARYHSLICNKIPKSFIINSYFEKMIMSVRNNLDRVCGFQFHPESILTTCGDQILEKIINWASLKYITKNK